GCGGTGCAGAACACCGAGGCCTTCGGCAAGGCGCTGGGGCTGAGCGGGATTCCGCAGACGTCCTCGGTGGCCATGGTGGGCTTCTGGGTGTTCCTGGTGGTGCTGGTGGCGCGCCGCATCGCCGCCTCCAGCCATGGCCGCAGCCTGTGGGCCATCCGCGAGGACGAGGTGGCCGCCGAGGCCATGGGCGTCAACACCACGGGCTACAAGGTGCGCGCCTTCGTCATCTCCTCCTTCTTCGCGGGCGTGGCGGGCGGACTGTTCGCGCACTTCGTCCCCATCATCAACCCCGGCTCCTTCACCTTCGTGAAGTCGATGGAGATCGTCGTGATGGTGGTGCTGGGCGGACTGGGCTCGACGACGGGCGCCATCGTGGCGGCGGTGTTCCTCACGCTGCTGCCCGAGGGGCTGCGCTCGGCCTTCACCGCCTTCGGGGCGGAGGGGAGCCTGGCGCAGAAGGTCGATCAGATCCGCATGCCCGTGTACGGCATGCTGCTGGTGGCGCTGATGCTGGCACGGCCGCAGGGTCTGTTCGGCACGAGGGAAATCTGGGAGATCCTGCCTCGGTGGATTCCGCGCCGCCGGAAGGGGATGTGATGAGCGGGCCACTGCTCGAGGCGGTGGGGGTGAGCATCCAGTTCGGGGGCCTCAAGGCGCTCTCGGACTTCAATCTCGCCATCCACAAGGGAGACCTGCAGGGCCTCATCGGCCCCAACGGCGCGGGCAAGACGACGGCGTTCAACGTGCTGACCGGCGTGTACCAGCCCACCCAGGGCGAGGTGCGCGTGAGCGGGCAGCGGGTGAACGGGTGGCTGCCGCATCAGATCAACCACCTGGGACTGGCGCGCACCTTCCAGAACATCCGCCTGTTCCGGGCGCTGACGGCGCTGGACAACGTGAAGGTGGCGTGCCGGGCGCAGGGGGCGCTGAACCCCGAGGGCGTGGGGCTGGGGGCGAAGTTCCGCGGGGCGATGGGCAACTACCGCGACTGGTGGCGGGCGATGCTGTTGACGCCGGGCTTCCAGGCCGAGGAGCGCGAGCTCACCGAGCAGGCCGAGCGCCTGCTGGAGGTGATGGGGCTGGGGCACCGGCGTAACGAGGAGGCGCGCAACCTGCCCTACGGCGAGCAGCGGCGGCTGGAGATCGCCCGCGCGCTGGGGACGCGGCCCAAGGTGCTGCTGCTGGACGAGCCGGCGGCGGGCATGAACACCCGGGAGAAGGCGGACCTGATGGTGCTGATCCGCAAGCTCCGGGACGACTTCAACCTGGGCATCCTGGTCATCGAGCACGACATGAAGCTCGTGATGGGCATCTGCGAGAAGATCACGGTGCTGGACCACGGCGAGACGATCGCCCGGGGAGCACCGGCCGAGGTGCGCAGCGACCGGAAGGTCATCGAGGCGTACCTGGGAGACAGCTACCTGGAGTCGCAGGGAGGGGCGGCGTGAACGAGGCTCAGGTGAAGCTGCTGGGCGAGCGCCAGGAGTTCCCGCCGTTGCTGGCGGTGAACGACGTGAAGGTGTCGTACGGGGCCATCCAGGCGCTCCGGGGCGTGACGCTGAAGGTGGGCAAGGGCGAGGTGGTGGCGCTCATTGGCGCCAACGGAGCGGGGAAGACGAGCACGCTGCGAGCGGTGAGCGGGATGCTCAAGCCGGTGGGCGGGCGCATCTCGTTCGCGGGCGAGGACACCACGGGAGCGAAGGCGCACACCCTGGTGCCGCGCGGTATGGCGCATGCGCCCGAGGGCCGGGGTGTGTTCCCGAACCTGACGGTGCTGGAGAACCTGGAGCTGGGTGCGTACCTGCGCAACGACGCGGACGGCATCGCGGCGGACCTGGAGAAGAGCTACGCGCTCTTCCCGCGACTGAAGGACCGGCGGAAGCAGCTGGCGGGGACGCTGTCGGGAGGAGAGCAGCAGATGCTGGCGATCGCCCGGGCGCTGCTGAGCCGGCCGAAGCTGCTGTTGCTGGACGAGCCCTCGCTGGGACTGGCGCCGCAGGTGACGGAGACGATCTTCCGCAACCTGAGGGACGTGAACGCGGCGGGGGTGAGCATCCTGCTGGTGGAGCAGAACGCGCACCTGGCACTGAACTTCGCCCATTACGGCTACGTGCTGGAGACGGGCGAGGTGGTGATGGCGGGAGCGGGCAAGGCGTTGTTGGACAGCCCGGAGATCCGCAAGGCCTACCTGGGCGAGTAACCGGGTTGCGTCCTGTGTATGCCCCCTCTCCCTCTGGGAGAGGGCTGGGGTGAGGGTATGTGGCCTCCCCGCCCGAGCCACATGCGCTGACCCGACCGGAAAAGACTGCTAGCATTGTTGACCAGGGAGGTCACGTGCTCGCTACTCTTCTCCGGATGGCGCTGGTGCTGGTGACGCTCGTGGCGTCAGCGGCATGGGCGCGGCCCGGGCCGGTGGCGGCGCGGGTGACGAAGGCGCGACAGGTGGTGCTGCGCGAGGGCCCTGGCGAGTCGGGGGAGCTGCGGGTCCACCCGGACTACCTCACCACGGTGGTCTTCGATGTGGACGTGGCACCCGGCGCCGTGGAGGTGGAAGACGCCGAGCGCGTCCGCGTGCTGGGCGCGCAGGGGCGGGTGGCGGTGCTCGAGCCCGTGCGGGAGCTGGCCGAGGGGGAGCGGGTAGCGCTGTGGGTGACCTTCACCCGAGGCCGTACGGTGACACGGGCCGTGTTGATGCTCGTGCCGCACCCGTCCGAGGTGGACACGGAGGTGCGGGTGGCGCTCTCGGAGAAGCTCACGCGGGCGGTGGGGCCGGCGGAGCCGGGTGAGCCGCCGACGTTGATGCATCAATTGCTGGCGGGTACGTGGGTTCTGGGAAAGCGGCTCGATGGGAGAGTGCTCCACGCCAGCACCTTCCCTCTGGGCGTGGAAGCGGGAGTGCCCTGGATGTACGAGCTGGGAGTGCAGCGGGTTGTCGCCATTCCCGTCAACAATCCCGGGGGAGCGCCTCCGTGGGAACCCCGGGTGGTGTGGTTGGCGAGCGAGGTGCTCGGCCCGAAGCCGGTGGCACTGTCCGCGCGGATGCGCGTTCCCCGGCTCATGCCGGGAGAGCGCGATTGGGTATTCGTGGAGTGGCCATTGAAAACAGGGGTGTTCCATTTGGAAGTACGGGAGCATGAATCAGGGCGAGGCTTTCGGCTGGAATGGGCAGGGCCGCAATGAATGGCAAGTCCTCCTCTTCGGCGTCGACCGTGAGCTCGGGCGAGGACGTGCTGCCCGTGGGCGAGGCATTTCCGCGCTGGGTGTCGGCGGGGATGTGCGTGGGTCCCTGGCGCATCTCTCGGTGGTTGGGGCAGGGGGGTTATGGGGTGGTGTACCTCTCGGAGGACACACGGCCGGAATCGGCCGGAGGCTTGTTGGAACCCGTGGCGCTGAAGCTGGCCGTGGGCCGGACGCCGTACGAGGATCCGCAGGCGAGACAAAGGCTGCTCCGTGAGGCGGAAATCCTGCGCCGGGTCGTGCACCCGGGGGTGGTGCGTTGCTTCGGGCAGGGCGAGTACCAGGGCGTGCCCTACCTGGTGTTGGAATTCGTTCCAGGTCCGAACCTCTACGAGTGGTCGGCTCAGCGCAACCGGACGGCGCGAGAGGTGGTGGACCGGGTGTGCTCACTGACGTTGGCGCTGGAGGCCGTGCACGGAGCGGGGGTGTTCCATCGGGACCTGAAGGGCGAAAACATCCTCGTTCGTGAGCGGGACGATCAGCCGGTGCTGCTGGATTTCGGTGTGGGCGATCATGAGGGAGCCGCCACCCTCACGGGTGCGGGACTGCCTCCGGGCACCGCGCATTATCGCAGCCCGGAGGCGGTACGCTTCCTTCTGGCGGAGCAGGGGCAGGCCCGGTACTGCTTCACACTCGCGGACGAACTCTACGCGCTGGGAGTCATCCTCTACCGGCTGCTGACGGACGAATATCCCTTCTCGCCCGCGCTCCCCCGGCCCTTGCTGTACGAGAGAATCGAGCAGACACAGCCCTCCGCGCCGGTGCTGCTCAACCCTCGGGTACCGGGTTCCGTCAGCGACCTGGTCATGCGCCTGTTGTCCAAGCAGCCGGAGGAGCGGGGTGGAAGCGCCCGAGCGGTCTACACGGCCCTTCAGGCCGCCCTGGCGGATGGAGACGATCGGTGGGACGAATGGCTCTTCCAGTGGGACGAGGGTCCCTCCACGCACTCGCGGTCGACGGAAAAGGCGGGGATTCGGGGACCCATCGCACCCGGGCACGAAGCGGAGCTCATGCATGCCGCCGCGCGTGCGCGTGAGCTCCGGTGGCAGTGGAGGAAGAGTCGGGCGTTGCGCAAGCGACCTCCCATTCCCACTCCCACCGAGCCAGCACCGGCCGCTTCATCGCGGCCCGAGCGCAAGCGACCGGGTAAGAAGGCCGCATGGGTGATGTTGGCTGTCGTATGTCTTTCGGGTCTGGTGTGGTCTATCCGTGAGTCAGGAGCGTCATGTACTGATTCCTGGAGGTCTCCGATGAAGGAAGGTCCACCCGTGAATACCCAGAAGGCTCGTAGCGACCTGCCGCGGCAGGAAGCCGAGGACAGCTCCAGCGTGAAGGAAGGTGCTCATCCGTTGGAGAGGTGTGCCGCGGCGCTCGCGGCGGGTCTGGTTCTCTCGGCTTGTGCGGGAGTTCCGGCACAGCCTCCACGGCGGGAGTGTCCGAAGGAGGCGCTTGCCAGCATGGAGAGGCTGAGGGTTCCCTTGGATAACCCCATGCAAGTGCATGTCGATGTCAATCAGCCCGGAGAGTACTCAGATGTGTCGAACTTCCGAGAGGGCCCCCTCGTGAGCGAGACCGCCATGAGTCTCGAGGGATTCTCGGGGTACCTGCCTCTGGGCACTCTGCTGTACGGCTACTTGTGGACGCGCGGCAAGTACATCGTCGCCCACTACGACCGGGCGAAGTTGCCAACTGGAGAAATCGTCCCCGTGTGCTTCGCGTTCGGGACGGGTGATGGACCCCAGGGGTGGCCCCGATTGTGGGAGCCCAGTCCGCCCGGGACCTTGAACATGCCCAAGAAGTTTGTCGTCGTCGCGGTCGACCACTTCGAATAGCGGGCTCTCGCCCCAGGGCCTCAGGGCAGGAGGACGTGGACGCTCACGCCACCAGGGCCCGCCGAGAGGGCCGCGGTCCCCGGTGTGGCCGAGGCCTGCCGGTCGTTGAGCCAGAGGTACACACCCGCGCCCGCGAGCGCGGCGCCCACGGCGGCGCTCACGCCCGCGATGGTGCGCTTGCTGCTGGCCTCCTTGCGCAACTCGACGATGCCATCCAGTTCGTTCTGGGCGGGGAATTGGTTGTTCGCGTAGGGCTTGTTGGATTCGATCATCGCGTTGTTGCCGGCGATGGCGAAGTAGCCCGCGAGCCCGAGCGCCACGACCCCCGCGCCCGCGGCGCCGTAGGCCACGGGGCGCTTCCAGTTGCGCCAGAGGCTGGGGCCCTCCTGCTTCACGGCGATGGCGTCGGGCGGAGCGGGTTGTGGGGCGGGAGCGGTCTCGGCCTGCGCCGTGCCCGGGGTGGACTGGGCGGGTGGGGGAGTCGTCGCGAGCGGAGCGGGAGCCGGTGGCTGCTCGACGAGCGGCGCGATCTTCACGGGGACGATGCTGAGTTGCTCGCGCAGGCGGGAGATGGCGGTGCGGACGAGCTCCACCTGGGGCTGACCCCGGCTGCGGATCTGAATGCTCTTCTGGTCGAGCACCTCGCCCTTGGGGTCCACCACGAGCCCGGAGACGCGCGTGAGCTGGCCAGGGATGACAGTGATGAGGACAGCGCGGCTGGCCTGGGTGGCGGCGGCGAGCCTGCCGAGACACTCGGTGGGCTTCCTGGCGTGCGTGCACGAGTTGGAAGGGTTCTTGGAGCTCTTGGCGTCCTTGTCCTTGTCGAGGAAGGCGCGGACCTGGTCGGAGGACACGAGCTGCACGTCGCTGCGGGCGATCTCCGTGGCGCAGGTGGCCTGGAGGTCCTGGACGGTGTTCTTGTCCTTCTCGCCGACGATGGCGCACGGGTGCAGGGCGACGAGGTCGGTCTGGGCCCGGGCCGCTGGGGCGAGCAGCAGGCCGAGCGTGAGGAGCAGGGTGGGTCGCGAGGAGGGAGACTGTTTCACGGTGGACTCCTCGAGAAGGACAGGTCGTACGCGGAAGCAGGAAGCGAGGGGAGACCCGGGGGATGGCTCGCTTCCGTGAGTAGGGGCACCATGCTATCCCCCAGGCTTGGGCCGTCAAAGGGTTTGGAGAGGTGACTGTGATGCTGCGCAAGGTCCTCGCAACGGTGCTGCTGCTGGGGGCGCTCTCGGGATGTACCGTACCGGCTCGGACGTGCACGACGGACGCTGATTGTCAGGCGAACGGTGGCGATGGCCTCTGCGATCTGCGGGTGAATCTCTGCTACGCGGGTAGCAAGGAAGTCAGTGGCGACCAGTGCGATCCGGCGTGTGCGCCGTATCAGGCGTGTACGAAGTCGAACGGCTGCGTGCCGAGGTACACGGGGCTGGTGGTGACGCCGGGTGACGGTGGCCTGGTGGGTGGAGGCGTGGTCGCGGTGCGGGCGGAGTTGGTTGCGGACCCTACGTTCGAGCTGAAATTCCCTGAGACCCTGAGCTTCAGCGTGGTTCGGAGCGACGGCGGAACGGGCGGTTCGCTGAGCGCGGTCCCGGGAAACGCGGGCGTCTACACCGCTCAGTGGACACCGCCAGCCGGAGATGGAGTGTTCCTCCTGACTGCGGCGTATCCGGATGGTGGTAGCCCGAGCACCACGGTTCATCTGACGGTGGATGCGACTCCGCCTTCCTTCACGGTCATAGTGCCTGCGGCGGATGCGGGCGTTCCGGATGGTGGCTTTGCCTACGCTGATCCCATGGCTGTGACAGCGTGGCGTAGGGATCAAACTGTAACGATACGAGTGGAGTCTGATTCGGCGGACTTGGATCCGAGCAGCCTGCGCGTGGTTGTGCGTGGACATGGTGGCGGAGCATCCGTGACAGATCTATCACTCGCCCCTGTGACTCCTTGTGGCAGGTTGTTTTGCGGAACCGTTGATATTCCTCTATGGCGACCTGGACTGCCCGACTTCCGTGGGAATTTCACTGTCGAGGTGACGGCGAAGGACCAGTTGGGCAATGAGCGCATGTTGACGGGAACTATCCCGGTGACACGCTGGAAGTGGTCATTCAATGGGGCATCTGGGTCAATCGAAGCGACACCCGCAGTCGGTCAATTGGGCACTATCTACTTTGGTACGAGTGATTCCAATGGAAAGGTGTTTGCTCTCAACCCCGAGGGTACGAAGAAATGGGAAACCTCATTGGGCAAGGTGGTGGGGAGTCCTGCTTTGGGGGCGTTTTCCGCAGGCACTGAGTTGGTGTACGTCGGAGCCAACAGCAGCAGTGGCGGGGTGCTTTATGCCTTGGGCGCAGATGGTGGCGTGTCGACGAGGTGCCCAGGTGGCAATGCATCTGGTGAGATTTTGGCGTCCGTTGCGATTGCGAGCACAAGGTTCGACAACGAGAGCGCTCCTCTTGAGACAGCTATTGCGCTGGGAAATGGTGACGCACTGATTTCTCTTCGGCCTGAGGCCATAGGCTCACGCCTGTGCAGGACCGATCTGCTGAATGCAAGTCAAAGCAGCCAGCCAGGCGCTAGCATCATAGTAAAGGGCTCGGATGCTTACTTTAGCGCTCTGGATACCAAGGTTTGGAGCTACCAGTTCTCGGGTAGTTCTGGCTGGGCAGCCAAGGCTGGTTTCGCTGCACCGACGATTGGCACTCTGATTACTGGGCTGGGCTTCGCGACTGGTAATAGGGTCGTCGGAGCTGGAGGACTGATTGCACCGCAGTCAGGAGGAGTATTTTCCTTCCTTGAGACTGATGGCTCCGGGCTTTGGAAGTATCCGGACCCGTTCACACAGTCCACCCCCGTTCGTAATATGTCCATTGGCGCCGGAAACCAGCTCTTCTTCGGTCGTGAAGTTTCTTCAGGACGCGCGGACATGACGTCCATCAATCTTCTTGCGACAGATCCTCGTGCTACCGCGACGAATGCGGGCAGTTTCCCGGCAGCTCCAGTGCTGGGGAAACAGGGGATATTCTACACTGCTTCCTACACAGGTTCTGTGGTCGGCGTTGGTGAAGTATCTGCCTGGAATGCGACCAATCTGACCAATGTATGGAGGCTTAGTGATAGCGTAGGCCGTACCAACGCATCGCCGACACTCGATTGCGCCCGTAGTCCCGATGGCACTGCTGTCTCTGCGCCTCACGGCGTACTGTATGTTCCCTCGATTGATGGCAAGCTGTACGCCTTCGTCGTCGACAGCCCAGGTCTCGACCCGGATGCGCCGTGGCCCAAGTACCAGCATGACGCTCGCAACACCGGCAACCCGAATACCCCTATCTCCTCGTGCCCGTGAGATGACGGACGGTTTCTCGCCCTAGCCACCTCTCTCCGTACTCGGACGTAGCGACCGGCGGCGGACTCGTCTAGGGTCCGCCGCTGGTCCGTTCACCCACCACCTTCAGGACTCGCACATATGTCATCGCTGTCCCGATTGCTCGCCGCCCTCGTCACCCTCTCGCTCCTCGGCGCCGCCTGCGCCACCAAGGAGGGCGCCACCGGTTCCTCCTCCGTCGAGGAGGTCTCCGCCAGCGAGAGCACCCCCGTCGAGCGCGCCAAGCCCCAGCTCCAGAAGCTCTCTCCTCCCGAGAACTTCTCCGTGATGATTCCCGGTGAGCCCCAGGCCCAGCGCGGCGAGGTCGCCATCCCCGGCGGCAAGGTGACCACCGCCGCCTGGACCTCCAACGTCGATGGCGTCCTCTACTCCATCAGCACCGCCGACTACCCCGAGAAGGTCGTCGCCGCCAACCCCGCCTCCGCCTTCCTCAACGAGGGCAAGAACGGCCTCGTCAACCAGCTCAAGGGCACCATCAAGTCCGAGGAGGACGTCACCGTCCAGGGCTACCCCGGCAAGTCCTTCGTCGTCTCCTCCGACGCCGGTGAGGTCAAGGCCCGCAACTTCCTCGTCGGCCCCCGCCTCTACACCCTCCTCGTCCTCTACAACCCCAGCATCGGCGCTCCCGCCGCCGATGACTTCCTCACCTCGCTCGAGCTGATCAACCCGCCTCCCGCCATCGGCCCGGGCTCCGCCGCCGGCGCCGCCGCTGACGGTGGCTCCCCCGCCTCCGATGCCGGCTCCCCGGCCTCCGACGCGGGCACTGGCACCACGGACGCCGGTACCGCGACGCCGCGCAAGTAGTTCCTCCTCCCGGGGCTCGCTCCGCTTTCGCGTGCCCCGGTCACCCGGTACGGTCGTCTCGTCCCCGGGCGTTTCGCTCTGGCCGGTTCGCTGTCTCCGGCTGGGGCCTCGCGTCATCTCATCCCGCGGCAACGCGCGGGGCTGCCTCGCGCGACCAGGACTCGTGGAGGCACTTCATGTGGGACCCCCTGCAGTACGCGCACTTCCGCGACGCTCGCAAGCGCCCCTTCTTCGAGCTGCTCGCCCGCGTGCCCGCTTCCGCTCCCGCACTCGTCGCCGACCTCGGGTGTGGCACGGGCGACCTCACCCTCACCCTCGCTGAACGTTGGCCCGGCTCCCGCGTGCTCGGCGTCGACTCCTCCGAGGCCATGGTCTCCGAGGCGCTTCGCCGCCCCGCCCCCGAGCGCGTCCGCTTCGAGCTCGCCGACCTCGCGCGCTGGGCCCCCTCCGCGCCGCTCGACGTGCTCGTCTCCAATGCCGCCCTCCACTGGCTGCCCGACCATGCCGCCCTGCTGTCCCGGCTGGTGGGGCTGATCGCGCCAGGCGGCGTGCTCGCCTTCCAGGTGCCCGCCAACTTCGAGGAGCCCTCGCACCGGCTCATCGACGAGGTGCGCGCGCTCCCCCGGTTCGCTCCCGCGCTCGCCTCCGTGCGCCGCGGACACGCCGAGTCGCTCGCCTTCTACGAGGCTCACCTGTCAGCGCTCGGCCTCGCCGTGGATGCCTGGGAGACGGCGTACCTCCACGTGCTCCCGGGCGAGGACGCCGTGCTTCAGTGGTTGCTCGGCACGACCCTGAGGCCGGTGCTCTTGGCCCTGGGCCCCTCGGAGGGCGAGGCCTTCCTCGACACCCTCCGGCCCCTCCTGCGCCAGGCCTACCCGGCCGCCTCGCACGGCACGCCCTTCCTGTTCCGCAGGCGCTTCGTCGTGGCGTTGCGCCCCTCCGCCTCCTGAGCGGCCGCGCTCACTGCGGCCAGTGCGTGATGGAGCCCCCGCTGCCGACGATCCACAGGTTGTCCGGTCCCGTGCCCGCGATGTCATTGAGCACTTTGCCGGACACCGTGTGTGCCTTCTCCCAGGTCTTTCCGTCGAAGTAGAAGACATTGCCCTTGTTGGAGACGACGTAGAGCGCATTGCCGCCAAAGGCGATCACTCCGTGCAGGTCCTCATCCGTGGCGGCCTTGTCCAACGTCACCGGGTGCTTGCT
This is a stretch of genomic DNA from Archangium violaceum. It encodes these proteins:
- a CDS encoding serine/threonine protein kinase, whose translation is MNGKSSSSASTVSSGEDVLPVGEAFPRWVSAGMCVGPWRISRWLGQGGYGVVYLSEDTRPESAGGLLEPVALKLAVGRTPYEDPQARQRLLREAEILRRVVHPGVVRCFGQGEYQGVPYLVLEFVPGPNLYEWSAQRNRTAREVVDRVCSLTLALEAVHGAGVFHRDLKGENILVRERDDQPVLLDFGVGDHEGAATLTGAGLPPGTAHYRSPEAVRFLLAEQGQARYCFTLADELYALGVILYRLLTDEYPFSPALPRPLLYERIEQTQPSAPVLLNPRVPGSVSDLVMRLLSKQPEERGGSARAVYTALQAALADGDDRWDEWLFQWDEGPSTHSRSTEKAGIRGPIAPGHEAELMHAAARARELRWQWRKSRALRKRPPIPTPTEPAPAASSRPERKRPGKKAAWVMLAVVCLSGLVWSIRESGASCTDSWRSPMKEGPPVNTQKARSDLPRQEAEDSSSVKEGAHPLERCAAALAAGLVLSACAGVPAQPPRRECPKEALASMERLRVPLDNPMQVHVDVNQPGEYSDVSNFREGPLVSETAMSLEGFSGYLPLGTLLYGYLWTRGKYIVAHYDRAKLPTGEIVPVCFAFGTGDGPQGWPRLWEPSPPGTLNMPKKFVVVAVDHFE
- a CDS encoding methyltransferase domain-containing protein; amino-acid sequence: MWDPLQYAHFRDARKRPFFELLARVPASAPALVADLGCGTGDLTLTLAERWPGSRVLGVDSSEAMVSEALRRPAPERVRFELADLARWAPSAPLDVLVSNAALHWLPDHAALLSRLVGLIAPGGVLAFQVPANFEEPSHRLIDEVRALPRFAPALASVRRGHAESLAFYEAHLSALGLAVDAWETAYLHVLPGEDAVLQWLLGTTLRPVLLALGPSEGEAFLDTLRPLLRQAYPAASHGTPFLFRRRFVVALRPSAS
- a CDS encoding branched-chain amino acid ABC transporter permease → MHTAAAVSSGSGKPSGIPAPLRGIFPLLVALPVLLLLEWLLSNSPFATYLLSIMGVNIILAVSLNIVNGMTGQFSIGHAGFMAVGAYLSGVTSLALKDVAISFLPVAASDQVILVVTLLAGGIAAAICGFLVGLPSLRLRGDYLAIVTLGFGEIIRVAVQNTEAFGKALGLSGIPQTSSVAMVGFWVFLVVLVARRIAASSHGRSLWAIREDEVAAEAMGVNTTGYKVRAFVISSFFAGVAGGLFAHFVPIINPGSFTFVKSMEIVVMVVLGGLGSTTGAIVAAVFLTLLPEGLRSAFTAFGAEGSLAQKVDQIRMPVYGMLLVALMLARPQGLFGTREIWEILPRWIPRRRKGM
- a CDS encoding PQQ-binding-like beta-propeller repeat protein; the encoded protein is MLRKVLATVLLLGALSGCTVPARTCTTDADCQANGGDGLCDLRVNLCYAGSKEVSGDQCDPACAPYQACTKSNGCVPRYTGLVVTPGDGGLVGGGVVAVRAELVADPTFELKFPETLSFSVVRSDGGTGGSLSAVPGNAGVYTAQWTPPAGDGVFLLTAAYPDGGSPSTTVHLTVDATPPSFTVIVPAADAGVPDGGFAYADPMAVTAWRRDQTVTIRVESDSADLDPSSLRVVVRGHGGGASVTDLSLAPVTPCGRLFCGTVDIPLWRPGLPDFRGNFTVEVTAKDQLGNERMLTGTIPVTRWKWSFNGASGSIEATPAVGQLGTIYFGTSDSNGKVFALNPEGTKKWETSLGKVVGSPALGAFSAGTELVYVGANSSSGGVLYALGADGGVSTRCPGGNASGEILASVAIASTRFDNESAPLETAIALGNGDALISLRPEAIGSRLCRTDLLNASQSSQPGASIIVKGSDAYFSALDTKVWSYQFSGSSGWAAKAGFAAPTIGTLITGLGFATGNRVVGAGGLIAPQSGGVFSFLETDGSGLWKYPDPFTQSTPVRNMSIGAGNQLFFGREVSSGRADMTSINLLATDPRATATNAGSFPAAPVLGKQGIFYTASYTGSVVGVGEVSAWNATNLTNVWRLSDSVGRTNASPTLDCARSPDGTAVSAPHGVLYVPSIDGKLYAFVVDSPGLDPDAPWPKYQHDARNTGNPNTPISSCP
- a CDS encoding DUF2381 family protein, which encodes MLATLLRMALVLVTLVASAAWARPGPVAARVTKARQVVLREGPGESGELRVHPDYLTTVVFDVDVAPGAVEVEDAERVRVLGAQGRVAVLEPVRELAEGERVALWVTFTRGRTVTRAVLMLVPHPSEVDTEVRVALSEKLTRAVGPAEPGEPPTLMHQLLAGTWVLGKRLDGRVLHASTFPLGVEAGVPWMYELGVQRVVAIPVNNPGGAPPWEPRVVWLASEVLGPKPVALSARMRVPRLMPGERDWVFVEWPLKTGVFHLEVREHESGRGFRLEWAGPQ
- a CDS encoding ABC transporter ATP-binding protein, which codes for MSGPLLEAVGVSIQFGGLKALSDFNLAIHKGDLQGLIGPNGAGKTTAFNVLTGVYQPTQGEVRVSGQRVNGWLPHQINHLGLARTFQNIRLFRALTALDNVKVACRAQGALNPEGVGLGAKFRGAMGNYRDWWRAMLLTPGFQAEERELTEQAERLLEVMGLGHRRNEEARNLPYGEQRRLEIARALGTRPKVLLLDEPAAGMNTREKADLMVLIRKLRDDFNLGILVIEHDMKLVMGICEKITVLDHGETIARGAPAEVRSDRKVIEAYLGDSYLESQGGAA
- a CDS encoding ABC transporter ATP-binding protein; this encodes MNEAQVKLLGERQEFPPLLAVNDVKVSYGAIQALRGVTLKVGKGEVVALIGANGAGKTSTLRAVSGMLKPVGGRISFAGEDTTGAKAHTLVPRGMAHAPEGRGVFPNLTVLENLELGAYLRNDADGIAADLEKSYALFPRLKDRRKQLAGTLSGGEQQMLAIARALLSRPKLLLLDEPSLGLAPQVTETIFRNLRDVNAAGVSILLVEQNAHLALNFAHYGYVLETGEVVMAGAGKALLDSPEIRKAYLGE